GACTAAGCAGATGCCAGACGAGGTCATCGACGTCAAGCATGTCAAAAGAATGTCCGTGGGTGTTGTCTGCTGGTTCGATAAACATGTCGAAAACCTGTGATAAGAATGTCTCGCTCACTTCCATGACTGCAAACCACAGCATGAATATCTCGCGCAACAATGATTCGGAATACGGCAGAGGCAAGTGTTCTGGATCTCACGCGCCTCACAGACTCGGCTGCCAGCGGCCGTAGTGACCTCCACCCTGTCAACTCGCCAAATCCGTCACAGATGTGTATCTTCACTATAGAGTCACTGCTGAACACATGTCACTCCAGCTCACCTGGATCTGTGAAGGCAGCGATAAATTGTTGCCTCGTCAGTTGGGGACCAGAAAGATCAAACGCATCGGCAATTTCCTCTGCGCAAGTCTTTCTGCGGAAAACGGGCAGTGCCCGAGCAGTTCCAATTTCTTCGTTTACAGGCTGGACAGCCTTGGCTGTACGAGTCTGACAGTGAAATTTGTATTCTGGTTGCCTCAGGTTATACCGGTCCGCTCCAGGCAAAAGGAAGTTGGCAACGTATTTGAGTGGAAGCCCCGACGTCATTGTCGTAACCGCTTGTTAAGGCAGGTTTCCTCTGTATTTGTTTACTCCCGTGTAAACGTCGATCAGAGAACACGAGAGAGCTTATTCTGGCACTTCTCGAATCAGGATTCTGTTGTGAA
This Toxoplasma gondii ME49 chromosome VIII, whole genome shotgun sequence DNA region includes the following protein-coding sequences:
- a CDS encoding hypothetical protein (encoded by transcript TGME49_233290), encoding MTSGLPLKYVANFLLPGADRYNLRQPEYKFHCQTRTAKAVQPVNEEIGTARALPVFRRKTCAEEIADAFDLSGPQLTRQQFIAAFTDPVMEVSETFLSQVFDMFIEPADNTHGHSFDMLDVDDLVWHLLSQEGQLGPACDAAGDLRMVLRRTTENMVHADPVKEFSSRLASRFFSCIGNSNSKKLDTFTSQFMAPSTKVTCGRPLVGMRYELIK